Proteins encoded within one genomic window of Mauremys mutica isolate MM-2020 ecotype Southern chromosome 11, ASM2049712v1, whole genome shotgun sequence:
- the LOC123344099 gene encoding uncharacterized protein LOC123344099, protein MNRVFGDYRLKMAEEQKRTEKAAMKPGKAQIQQGNVQASGSVVYRKRSGQTSESTTNWFTPSDNSFRFSFALPEMDPQATNGTMEEAQGVGGSEQRPSELEDLSGVLNFSTPGQQPKFAFNFVIPDKDGPLMPSVVTGQRAESIAENVTSDGLSSAGLMTHSTLLEANMPEVVGCVGGGLGREALILETPKPEIAAEDEVKTEKTAAAGAPKKKKKKKSSNSKKEMAEAEVSKKVKVGASRCEDTDLSLQDKTTQQSDKQLWREVEWCVEQLELGLKTHKSTPKQAEEALHAIKTLRSDKAVLAKKRQVMRAMFGDYRKKMEEERQKQLKLMQAAAKSAQVMEVRENARRKSSQVFRKCSEASRKSPSSAGSPSHLSSHPESPQASGTNSFVFPTSQEEFRFNFF, encoded by the exons ATGAACCGCGTGTTTGGGGATTACCGACTGAAGATGGCCGAGGAGCAGAAGAGGACAGAGAAAGCAG CCATGAAACCTGGGAAAGCACAAATACAGCAAGGGAATGTGCAGGCTTCAGGGAGCGTGGTGTATAGGAAGCGATCTGGACAGACCTCCGAGTCAACAACAAATTGGTTCACACCATCTGATAATAGCTTCCGATTCAGCTTTGCACTTCCTGAGATGGATCCACAAGCAACCAATGGAACTATGGAAGAGGCCCAGGGGGTAGGTGGCTCTGAACAGAGGCCCTCAGAACTAGAAGATTTGAGTGGAGTGTTGAACTTTTCCACCCCTGGACAACAGCCCAAGTTTGCTTTCAATTTTGTCATCCCAGATAAAGATGGCCCCCTGATGCCATCTGTTGTTACAGGCCAAAGAGCGGAGAGTATAGCAGAAAATGTGACATCAGATGGCTTGTCATCTGCAGGACTAATGACTCATTCAACCCTGTTGGAGGCTAACATGCCTGAGGTTGTGGGCTGTGTGGGTGGAGGATTAGGGAGAGAGGCTCTCATTTTAGAGACCCCAAAACCAGAGATTGCCGCTGAAGATGAGGTTAAGACAGAGaagacagcagcagctggagcacccaagaagaagaagaaaaagaaatcatCAAATAGTAAGAAGGAGATGGCGGAAGCTGAGGTCAGCAAGAAGGTGAAGGTGGGAGCCAGTAGGTGTGAAGACACAGATTTGTCCCTCCAGGACAAGACCACACAG CAGTCAGATAAACAGCTGTGGAGGGAAGTGGAGTGGTGTGTGGAACAGCTGGAACTTGGCCTGAAGACACACAAATCCACTCCAAAACAGG CTGAAGAAGCTCTGCATGCCATCAAGACACTACGCAGTGACAAGGCCGTGCTGGCAAAGAAGCGTCAGGTCATGCGAGCCATGTTTGGAGATTACAGGAAGAAGATGGAGGAGGAGAGACAGAAACAGCTGAAGCTCATGCAGGCAG CTGCAAAGTCTGCTCAGGTCATGGAGGTGAGGGAGAATGCCCGCAGAAAGAGCAGCCAGGTCTTCCGGAAGTGTTCAGAGGCGTCCAGGAAAAGCCCAAGTTCTGCAGGATCCCCTTCTCATCTTTCCAGCCATCCAGAGTCACCCCAGGCCTCTGGCACAAATTCATTCGTGTTCCCAACTTCCCAAGAGGAGTTCCGCTTTAACTTTTTTTAG